TTCCTGATTATAAACTCAACAAGCAACTTATTGAACGTCGAGTTGATCAAATGCGACGAGAAGGCGTTGTGTTTGTTACTAATACAGATGTTGGTAATTCATTAAGTGGTAAAGAACTGCTTACCCGTTTTGATGCTATTGTTTTAACTATTGGTGCTCGCCGTGCCCGTGATCTTAATGTGCCTGGGCGAGAGTTAAAGGGCGTGTACCTGGCGATGGATTTTTTAAAGCAACAAAACCGACGTAATGGTGGTTTAGAGGTTACTGAAGAACCAATTTTAGCTACTCAAAAAAATGTAGTTATCCTTGGTGGTGGTGATACTGGTGCTGATTGTTTAGGTACATCTTTGCGACAAGGAGCAGCTTTTGTACAACAGATTGAGTTATTACCGCGTCCACCAGATACCCGTAGCGCGAATAACCCATGGCCTGAATGGCCTTTGATAATGCGTACCTCTTCATCTCACGAAGAGGGTGGAACTAGAGACTTTGGGGTAATGACCAAAGAGATTCTCGGTGAAAATGGCAAAGTTCGAGCACTTTCTGCAGTTCGTGTTGAGATGAAAGCGGGTAAATTACAAGAGATACCCGGCAGTGATTTTGAAATTCCATGTGATTTAGTACTACTCGCCATGGGTTTTGTTGGCCCTGAAAATAACTTAATTGAACAATTGGGCCTTGAGCGTGATGCGCGTGGTAATGTAGCCACTAAAGATAGTTGCACCTCGGTGCCAAATATTTTTGCTGCTGGCGATGTCTCACGTGGTGCTTCATTAGTAGTATGGGCAATCGCAGAAGGTCGTCAAGCTGCTGCAGCAGCTGATGCCTATATTTCTAACCAAAAGCAGACATCTAAACTTTCTGAGTGCGCGTAGGTCTTTTTTTAAAAAATAATATTTAGCAGGTGGAGCTATACTATTAGCGTTTAGGTAACCTTAAGTTTGCGGAGCATGAAATGCATCTAGGCGCTGCATTAACTATATTATTATTAGTAGCATCGCCGCTTATATGTGCTGTGAATTTTGCTTTTTCTTATAAACGTTTTAAGCAGCAACCGTCATGGTTGTGGTTAGTTGCTTTTACATTTCCTTGGTTGCTTTTATTTTTTGCGGCAATTTTTAAAAGTTATGTGCTAATACCTTTTGCCTTCTTACTTGCAGGTATAGATACAATAGCATGGGTTATCAGTTCTAAGCGACGGCGGTAGTTATCAACCACTAGTAACAACTAGTTTGGGTGTGCTAATAAACGGCTAACGGGCTAACGGTTTAACGGCTAACGGACTGTAGATCCAACGCAAGTATTTCCTGACATTTTTAGTTTTGCGTCATGCCCATGAAAATGGTCATCTTAAAATTAGTGTTTGGCACCTTAAGCAGGTATTAGTATTTAAAGCATTTTTGCCCAATTACTAAATATTTTGCGACCAGTTGTTTGCATATTTTCAAGATATTTTTGAGTATCTGAGGATATAGTTTCAATACTAGTCTTAGCTTCAGGTAATTCATGATGAAACGTTTTTAATAGGTCATTAATTATTGTCTGAGTAACTTCAAGATGAAATTGTAGAGCATAAATATTAGAGTTAAAACGAAAACCTTGATTCATTGTAACACTTGAACTTCCTATAGATACCGCGCCACTAGGCAAATCAAAGGTATCCCCATGCCAATGAAAAGCAAAAAAGTTTTGTTTAATAGTACCAAACAAAGGGTCAGTACTCATGTCTGCAGCAATTTGTATTGGGTACCAGCCAATTTCTTTGACCTTATTTTTATACACCCGAGCGCCCAAAACAGCGGCAATTAATTGACTACCAAGACATACGCCTAAGATAGGTTTGTTTTCATTAAGTGATTGGCTGATTAGTCTGATTTCATTATTGAGAAAGGGATATTTAGACGTATCATAAACCCCCATTGGCCCACCTAACACAATCAGACCATTGGCATTAAGAGTATTGGGAATAGATTCACCAGCGAATAAACGGACATATTGCCATTGATGTTCTTGCCCTAAAAGTGCTTCAGTAATAATACCTAAATTCTCTTCGGGAGTATGTTGTAGTACTAATACTTTAGCCATGGATAACTCAAGCAGCTAATATTTATTTTTTCAATTCAGTGCTTCGAATTTGTTCAATAACTTCACTATATGATGTGGCTTCGACCAATGTTGCTAATTGTGAAGTATAGAGTGTTACTGAATCAGGACGATTATTTTCACGAGCATGTTGCAGTGCCTTATAAACAGAAATGAAAGCGCGTTCGCTGTTTATGAAAAACTCAGTACATTGAAGAACAACAGCAAGTGAAGAATGAGTTGTTGATTGCGAAGCATGGCTAAACGAATATTCGCGACCTTCAGAATTAGCAATAATAAGAGTAACAATAGCAGCCATATCGGAGCGGGTCGCTTGTTTGCCGCTATTTACGTCAGTCTTAATTGAAAAGTCAACAACTCTTAGTGATTTAAGTGATGGAAATTCATTGGCAAATACATTTACTATACCAACAAACATTGCATCAATGGCACCTACGCCACTACCAGTGATAACAGAACGATTGCCACTGCGTTCATCATGAATATTACATTGTACAGTAAGAGGTCCACTTTCGAGATTTTCTTCGATACGATATGAATCAACATGAAAGTGTAACTCTGTACCATCAAGTACAGTAGCAATTAACTGTGCAATACTCTCCTTATGATCCACGAATTTCTCCAGATGCTAATTAGTGTACCAGAATTCGCTGGCAGTATTTATACCTTTAGCAAAACTTTTTTTTTTATAATCTATCAAGGTAATATTACTGGCTTATTTGTTGAATAATGCTCGGCAGATAAATATCTGGTACTTTAAATCCTAATAGTACAGAAATAGTTGCTGCGACATTACCTAAACCTGGATGTTTAACATCGGTCATCGTGAAACGTTTTCGATCTTGTTCTGATAAAACAACATGAAAGGGCACGGGATTAAGCGAATGACTAGTTTTAGGTATGATAAGACCATTTTCATCTCGTAATAGTTGACCAGTTTTTTTATGACGTTCACCCATATCATCAGCATTGCCATGATCAGCGGTTACTATCAGAGCTCCGCCACGTGCAAGCACAGGGTCAATTAACATAGCAAGTGCTTGGTCGACAGCTTCGACACCTTTTACCGTTGCAGCGAAATTGCCGGTATGCCCAACCATATCGCCATTAGCCCAATTAAGACGTAAAAATTTATAATCGCGAGCCTCGAGTTCACGCAATAATGTTTGAGATATCTCAAATGCTTTCATTTCAGGCTTCTCATCAAATGGTGGTGCATTTGACGGTACCTCAATGTATTTTTCTAATTTTTCACTGAAATATCCTGAACGATTGCCATTGAAAAAATAGGTAACATGACCATATTTTTGCGTTTCGCTTGTCGCAAGTTGGACAACACCAGCATCAACAAGTAACTCACCGATGGTACAGGTAATTTCTGGTGGTGCTACAAGAAATTTATTCGGGCTGTTGGTATCACCATCATAGAGGGTCATACCGGTAAAAAAAACATCAGGCTTTGGACCACGATTAAATTTATTAAACTGCTCGTTTTCAAAGGCGCTCACTAACTCAAGCATGCGATCGCCACGGAAATTATAAGCTACTACACCATCACCATTTTTTATTGGGCCAATAGGTTCGTTACCATTAACAACCACAAATGGCGGAAGATCTTGATCGAGAATACCTGGTTTTTCTTTGCGATAAGCTTCAATTGCAGCCCGGGCACTTACGAATTTGGGGCCATTTGCTAATACGTGTGTCTGCCAACCACGTTCAACAATAGTCCAATCAGCTTGATAGCGGTCCATGGTGGTCACCATACGCCCGCCGCCAGAAGCAATTTTATACTCGCGATTTGCCTTTTTATTTATTTCGATAAGCACTGCTTCAAGCTGGTCGACGTATTCAAGGGCGCTGGTTTTCGGAACATCACGACCGTCTAGCAATGCATGTACGTAAAGACGATTTATTTCAAGGTTATCAGCTTTACGAATCATGTGTATAAGATGACTTATATTACTGTGCACATTACCGTCTGAAAGCAGTCCGATAAAATGTAAGGCGGTGTTATGTTGCTTTATGTGAGTGATTAGATTTTGCCACACTTCGCCGGCAAATATTTTGCCGCTTTCAATAGCTGACTGAACTAATTTAGCGCCTTGGTCAAAGATACGACCAGCACCGAGAGCATTATGGCCAACTTCACTGTTGCCCATATCTTCATCACTAGGCATACCAACAGCTAATCCATGAGCTGCTAATTGAGTGGTCAGGCTATTTTGCGCAATACGATCAAGTGTTGGTGTGTGTGCTTTAGCGACAGCATCACCTTCGTCGCCTTTACCGATACCTACCCCATCCATAATGGCTACTACTACAGGGCCTTTAACCCCAGTTTCAGGAATACGTACAAGTTTTTGACAATCCATAGTGATACCCGCATTGCACGAAACATGCTGTTTGAGCAAGTCATTATAAGATCGTCATAGTAATAATATAAATTGTTATAAAGTTAACAATTATGTTTAGCTATTTTGTTAGGTATAAATGTCGAAATTACTAATACTACTAATAAAATTGCTACAAAAAATGCTTGATGCACTGGCAAGACAGCAATAACAAAAATTATCCATGTAAGTGTTAATAGGTTTGCAATAGCACATAGATGATTCATTATGGATAAATTGCTATCACCCCATAAACGCGCGGCATTTAGTAGACCAAGAATAATTAATACTAAACCTGAACCAGAAAACCATGCTGCTTGTTCGGTGATCCCAGGAGCATATTTTGGAGTAAAGGCAATATGACCAATACCCATTATGGTTAAGAAACCAGTTGCAACTATAGTAATTTTGCGCATTTTATTTTTCCTTTTTTTGCAATTTTTGTTTGGTTTTAGCTGACGGGTTTGTCAGTAGTTTAACAAGTTGACGTCCTAATTTCATTGCTTTTTGTAATTTGGCCTTAGGCATACTGCTGATTTGCTCATAGAAATCGACCGCAGTATCGAAAAAGCTTAAAAGTTCGCGTATGCGTGTGACTGCTAAAGTTTCATGTTCACCTTTAAAATTGATTTCGGCAAGGCATTCGCGTAGCAAGAGAATAATGGGATCAATTTCTCGTTTTTTTCTTTCAGCAACAACGGTTTGTAACATTTCCCAAGCATCGCAAATAGTAACAAAGTGGTCACGGCGATCACCTGGAAGATGAACTACTCGTACTAAACCCCATGTTTGTAATTCACGTAATGCAGTACTTACATTTGAACGCGCCAAACTCAGAGTAGTAACAATTTCGTCAGCATGTAAAGGGCGCTCAGATACATACAGCAGGGATTGTATTTGGGCGACGCTACGACTTATTCCCCAGCGGCTACCCATTTCACCCCAATGTAATATAAATTTTTCAGCCGCCGGTGTTAAAATTAATTTGTCACTCATGACTGTTCCTTATGATATTTCAGAATATACAGAAATAAAAAAAATAGCAATCAAATTTGCACTGTTTAAAAATACTAGAGAAAAGGTACACCGAAGTGGCAATTCATGAATTACCACTACTTCAGGAACACCCCCTAATTATATTCTATTTTAAGGCGCGCAATCGCATGGTTAAGACTTGCTGCAAGAGATATCAACATTTCGACTGTTTTGATTGTTTCAAGCGAGCTGGCAGTTGATTGAATAGTCATATCAGCAATCTATCCATTAATTAGTGGGTCACGTTTTTGATTTTGTAAAAGTGCGAGAGTTTCTGCTACTAAAAAAAGTGAACCACATATTAAGACAATGCCATTATTCTTTATAGCATGTGCTTTAGCTTGAGATATAGCCTCATTTACATTTGAATAAACAAAGGCCTTTGGTGCAAGTTTTTTAAGTTCTGTATAAGTACGTGAGCGAGAATTATTTATTGTGGTTAAATGAAGCGTTGTACTACGCGTCAATATTGGCAACAGCATTTGTTCATAAGGACGATCTGTAAGTATAGTAGCTACAGTGTGCACAGGTTTATTACCTATACGAGAGTCTTCTGCTATTGCAGACAATAATGCTTTAATACCAGCGGGATTATGAGCACCGTCTATTAAAATATCGGGTTTACCGTCTATCCATTGATAACGTCCTGGCCACTGAAAGTCGGATACCGCGCGATAAATTGCCGCATCAGGACATGCGACCCCAAGTTTGACTAGTTCACGAATAGCCGTACAAGCAGTTGCGAGATTTTCACGTTGATATGCGGCGATAGGGGTATGCTTAAATTCAAGCATGCCTGCTGCATGATTTATGCTAATTTTATCGGTATTTTTTTGAGCTTGAGTTGCCATGACTAAGTGAGCATTTTGTGTAGCTGCGGTTTTCTTTAGTACCGCAAGAACTTCAGGTTTTTGTTGACTAGTCACGACTACTGTGTGCCGTCCAATTATCCCTGCTTTTTCATTAGCAATTGCGGTAAGATTGTTACCTAAATATTGCATGTGATCTAAGGAGATAGGAGTAATAACCGCAAGCAGTTTATCAACTACATTTACCGCATCAAATCTGCCACCCAAGCCAATTTCCATTACCGTGATATCTACATTCGCTTCAGCAAAAGCTAGTAGCGCCATAACCGTAATGATTTCAAAAAAAGTAGCAGGTCGCGGGCAGGCACTCTCAGCTCGCCGGATATTCATATAAAGACGCACTACATCATCATGATTTATTTCAACTGAATTAATGCGTATTCGCTCAGTAAATCTCAATAAATGTGGTGAAGTGTAATGCCCGACGCAGTGACCCGCAGATTGCAGTGCTGAGGCAATAAAATTGCTAGTCGAGCCTTTACCATTTGTTCCGGCTATTACAACGTGCCGCATTTGTCGTTCGGGATTGCCAAGAGCGTGCAATAGTGCCTGCGTGGTTTCTAAACCAAGTTTTATTCCTTGGTTAGTGCGTGTAAAAAGCAGTTGTAACACTGTGGCATAGTCTAATTTTTGCATAATCTAAAAGTGGCTGATAAGAACGATAGGCGCTAGAGGTATATGAGATAATATTTAAGCGGATGCTCGCATTATTAACTCAGGTTTAAAAGAAGCTTTTTTGGGTTTGTCTATTAATTCGAGACGATTAACAGTTGCCATATCGTATGCTGAAGTTGCCATTTCTTCTAAAGGTTGTCTAATTGTAGTCAAAGGTGGATTTGAAGTTTTAGCTAACTCCATATCATCATAACCAATAATAGAAATGTCTTCTGGAATGTTTACTCCTTGTTTAAAAGCAGTATTAAGTAGCCCCTTGGCACATTCATCACCAGCTGCGCAGAAAATAGCATCAATTTTAAGGTGCGATTCAATTATTTGCGCCATTACCTTTGTACCATCATTAAATGAATAATCTCTTACTTCAAAAATTTGATTTTGTGGTAGTGCTAACCCAGTTTTTTCTAGGGCCATTTTAAAGCCATTCACTCGTTGTATCGCGTTGTATCCACCTTCAATTTGCATGCGTCCAGAAACGATAGCAATTTTTTTCCTTTGTTTTTTTACTAAATACTCGCCTGCAAGATATCCCCCCATAAAATTATCGCTAGCAACAGTTGAAGCACCGGACATCTCTTCGTCAATTAAAATAATGGGGATACCAGCAGTTTTATATTTAGCCACAATTGAGGCCTCAGGGCGAATTGATACACCAATAAGGGCCGAAGGTGGTGATTTATCTAAAATATCCTCAAGTCGTTTATTTTCTCTGATTGGTAAACCCACAGTAGAATACTGGGTAAGTGATTCACCAATTTTTAAATGACTTGAAATTAGTGAAAGCATTTTCGAGGCAAAAGTAAAAGCGAAACTCGCAGCCATGATTGCTATTTGATTTTTTATCATAGCAATTCCTCTTTTTTAAAACAGTATAGCGCAAAATAACAGACGATTTTGTTTTTTTTAAAAAAAAATTTACTAAACCAGTTATATAAAACAGAATAAATTATGTAGTTTTTATAACTAGTTAGATGTTTATCTCATCAAGCAAATGAAGAATTTTTATGCGTGCATCGTTTAGTTCGGCTAACTGCGCTTTTAAACTATCGTCCAGACCTGGTTTCATATGAGTGATAAAGATAGGCGTATTGTTTTGCGGTTTAAATTTAGTAAGTTCATTGGCAAGCATTTTGGGAGTAAGGTGGCCGGAAAGACCAGCTAATTTTTCCATTTCATTGGTAAAGCTAACTTCGCAGATCACAGCACGCAATTTTGGGTGTGAACTAGCAACTTGCCAAAATTCATCAGTAGGTCCGGTATCTCCAGTATAAGCGATGGCACCAGATTTGGTGTTTACTATTATTCCATGACACTCAATACTGTGATGTACAGGTATCGCGAGTAGTTCAAATCCACCATCTAGAGTAAAAATTTCTCGAGGAGTAATAATACGTATTCGTAGTATCGGATTTTCGCAAGTAGGAATTTTACTAAAATCAGGCCAGAGTAATCCATTGAAAAGATGCTGACTAAGTGCTGCTTCTGTACCAGCAGTAGCGATCATTGTAACTGGTTTATTACGATTAGCGATTACGTTATCTAATAATAGTGGAAGACCTTTTACGTGATCAATGTGACTGTGACTTAAATAAATATAATCGATATTACTTTGCTCAATTAGTGATAAACTACGAGTTACAGAACCTGCATCTAAAAGCAATTTTTCATCAATTGCAAAGCAAGAAGTCCGATGACTCGGCGATTCACCACCATGGCACCCGAGTACCCGTAAGCGCATTGTTTTAAATATCTCCGAATTTTTCTTTCATGCCTAAGAAATCTAAAAATTCTCGCAGTTTTTTAACATTATGGATGATAAGACCATTATCAACGATCTGCACCAGCTTAGCGCGAATTAATTTATTAAGTACCTCATTTACTTGATCAAGTTCGAGGCCTGCTTTACCAGCAAGATCTCTAACAGCAAGGTCAAGATTCACTGAACCATCTTCGCCATCAGGTAAATGCTTTTTCGCTGTATTTATTAAGAAATGGACAAGTCGTGAATTTGGATCCTTCAATAATAAATTTTCAATTTGGTCGTCAGCTTCTTGCAATCTTTGTGCAAGAGTTTTGATGAGACGCACAGCAATTTCAGCATTGCCACGAACCATTGCTTCGAATGTTTTAGGATCGATAACCAATAGTTTGGCATTTTCTTCAACGGTTGCTGTAGCTGAACGTGGTTTGTTATTAAGGATAGACATTTCTCCGAAAAAAGCACCTGGCCCAAGAACTACTAAAGTTTTTTCTATACCACGTACAGTCTTAGAAATGCGCACCTTACCGGATTGAATGACGAACATTTCTTTGCCGGGGTCACCGTCACGACATAAAACATGACCCGCGGGGAACTCACGACCGAAACGCTCGTAGAGCTTGTCGTCAGCCATATACTTTTCCTAGCAAAGCCACTAGTGGCTGTTAAAAGTTGCGTCAAAGGTATGCGTGATAATTTTCATTTAAACATACCCCATAAAATAATTTCGCCCATTCATTATAGCCATATATTCGTTACAAACGGTATTAAAATTTCGTTTGTTAGCATGTTTTTTCAAATTTTTTAGGGACACCGCCTATTTATGGGTCATATTGTATGCGCCGTCCCAAGCATCTCCCGGTGGATTGTCGCTCATTATCTTACAACGTTCAATATAGATGCCAGATGTTGGGTCATTAACTAGTATTTTTTGTCGCACTAATTCAAATGCTGCAATAGCATCATCCCAAGCTTGAGCACGATATAGATCCATAGCACGAGCAAATTCACCGATTAAATCACTGTGTTCTTGGCTTGGTGATCCGAGTCCCAAGAGTTCGTATATTTTGACTGGTTCGCGTTTACCTTTAACTCGAACCATATCAACCTCACGTGCAAAAATTTCACTTTTTGCAGCCTCATAAGTAGCCTGGCTAATTATAATGTTGGTGCCGTACTCTTTATTAATAGCTTCGAGACGTGAGGCTAAATTCACGTTGTCGCCCATAACCGTATAGTCAAAACGTTGTGATGAGCCCATGTTACCAGCAGACATTGAGCCAGTGTTAACACCAATTCCTATATTAATATCGGGCAGACCTTCATTACGCCACCCCACCTGTAGTTCACGCAATTTTGCCATCATCTCTAGACAAACGCGGCAGGCACGCAAAGCATGATCATTATAGTTAACTGGGGCACCAAATATCGCCATAATGGCATCGCCAATATATTTATCGAGAGTACCGTTATGTGCAAGCACTACATCAGTCATCGGAGTTAAGTAGTTATTAAGCAGATGAACCAATGCTTCTGGCGATAAGCGTTCACTGATAGTAGTGAAACCACGAACATCCGAGAAAAGTACGGTGGCATTAACTTTATCGCCACCAAGTTTAAGCAGTTGAGGATTTTTTAATACTTGCTCGACAACATTTTTAGATAAATAAAATTGAAAAGCTTTGCGGATCTGGCGTTTTTCGCGACCCTCAGTAAGAAAGCCATACACAGTTATACCTACAAAAGTTAAGAAAGCTTGCAGGGTCGGCAAGATATTGAGTACCCACGTCCCATTGGGGAAGATAAACTTTATATCAATAAAATGAATTAAAGTAACAAAACTAAAAGTAACAAAGAAACCCGCCCATGCTGGAATACGTGGTAACAACAAACCTAATATTAGACCGATCAGCAAGTAAGCTAATGCTTCGACTAATGCTATGCCAAAAACACGATCGAGATATTTGTTGTCGATCATATTTTGGATAGCCATGGCATGAATGTAAACGCCAGGTGTAATTGGTGAAAATGGAGTTGGTCTAAGATCAAGCAGACCTTGTGCAGTAAACCCAAAAATAACAACTTTGTTTTTATACACTGAAGCGGGTACAGTATCGTCAATAAAATCAGCTACTGAATATTTTTTAAAATATTCCTCTGGGTTTTTATAGTAATTAATTAGAAATCCACCGTTAAAATCGGTTGGAATTTTAATGTCTTGCTCATTTATTGGCGCTAATCCATTTAGTTTATCAGAGTAAAATGGGTTAGTAAGTGGCCAAATGTTGGAATCAGAAAAACGAGCGGCAGCAATTAACGAAAGTGCAGGATAGAGTTTATCTTCAAAACGTTGCAATAAAGGCAAACGCCGCATTTGCCCATCACGGTCAGGAGAAGCATTAAAAAAGCCCAACCCTTTTGCCACCTTAACAAATTTAGGTAATGGTGGTAAGACTCCGGTCATTTGGGGGACACTTAATTGACTAATGCTCCTATCGGTAACAGGCTCAGTCATAGGCAGCGATTGACCACCAGCTTCGTAAGTTGTTGTTTCGTAAAGACTATCGATGGAACTCGAAGCTAGGAGAGCGAAGCTAGCAGCACCGTGACCTGCTACTTTAGCGATTTCTTTTTCGTAAAAACCAACAACTCCTAAAATAGTTTGTGGGGAGGCAGCAATAGCATTTTTTAAGGCATCATCGGGTGAAGCAGCATCTACTTCGGCGTGAAGTAATTTTGAAAATTTTGTCGAGTGTTCGTTATATGTATTAAAAGCCTGTAAAGCTTTTTGGAGTTCGGTAGTTGAACGTTCTAACCCTTTTTGAGGGCTTAATAATTGTTGGCGACCATTTTTATTGATTTTATTTTCTAAGTTTTTTAAACGGGCAAGAGCTTCACGATTAGCAGCATCACTTTTTTTCAGCGCTTCTGCGATTGATGTTGAAAGTTTAGAATGAGGTAACAGACCAGCATCGTCGAAGCTATTAGCAAACCTTTTTAGGGTTACCCACGAGGTATTACGGTCTTCATCACCAAATACAGCATCAAAAGCGATTACTTTAGCCCCACCTTTGGTAGCTTTCTCAATAAACTGTGCGACTACTGCGCGACTCCATGGCCAAAGTCCGTATTTTTCGATGCCTTTTTCATCAATAGCGGCAATGACTACTTTAGGTTCAAGTAATTTTTCAATGTTTCGGCTTTGAAATTTGACATCAAGAGATTTTAGGTCAAGCAAGTGAATTAGGCCGTGTTTAGATAATATACCTGAATTGAATGTCCCTCTTTCGATAGCCACGTTGATGACTGCAAAGATAAAGGCCACACCCAAGCTAATAATAAGGGGAATAAAGCGTTTGATACGGCTCGTGATTTTTTTGCGAACCATTTGGGTGTGCTCCATGCCAATTTTAACCTAGAGTTTTCGTTTTCAATTGATTATCGTGAGTACGGGAGTGCAGGTCAAACCTTTGCTAACATTATTGCAATTTGTTTGCTTGAGTTTTGCAAAAATAGTCATAAATGCGTAAATATAGTCTACGTGTTTAATTTAAGATCACACCGGCTGGCTTTAAAGTTTTTTCATCTTAAGCCAGGGCTTTGGTTTGCACCCTTTGCCCCTTTATTTGCAAGCGCTGTTTTACTTCGACGATGGGGATATAATTGTGGTCTTTTATCGGCCACTAAGCTACCAGTACTCACTATTGCAATTGGAGGTCTTGAAGCTGGTGGTAGCGGTAAAACACCAGTTACCGCATTATTGCTAGAGGCTTTGTTAGCGACGGGTCGTCATCCAGGTTTACTAACCCGTGGCTATAAACGTCCGCAAAGTGATTTGCAGGTACACCGTCGAGGCACTGTTACTTCACCAGAATTAATAGGCGATGAGGCGGCGATGTTAGTAGCAAGTGGTTTAAATATTGATATTGCTGCTTGTCCATCTAGGCGTAAGGGTGCACAAGCGCTTTTAAATATTGGCGTTGATTGTTTAGTTCTTGACGATGGATTTCAGCATCGAGCTTTGGCGCGTGATTTAGATATTGTAGTGCTACGTGGAGAGCAGCCATTTGGCAATGGTCACTTGCTACCTTGGGGTACTTTACGTGAGCCGGTTTCAAGCTTAAATCGAGCTCAAATTATCTGGCTGCATTATCGTGATGCAACGCAACTTGAATC
This window of the Deltaproteobacteria bacterium genome carries:
- a CDS encoding Crp/Fnr family transcriptional regulator, which produces MADDKLYERFGREFPAGHVLCRDGDPGKEMFVIQSGKVRISKTVRGIEKTLVVLGPGAFFGEMSILNNKPRSATATVEENAKLLVIDPKTFEAMVRGNAEIAVRLIKTLAQRLQEADDQIENLLLKDPNSRLVHFLINTAKKHLPDGEDGSVNLDLAVRDLAGKAGLELDQVNEVLNKLIRAKLVQIVDNGLIIHNVKKLREFLDFLGMKEKFGDI
- the lpxK gene encoding tetraacyldisaccharide 4'-kinase; translated protein: MFNLRSHRLALKFFHLKPGLWFAPFAPLFASAVLLRRWGYNCGLLSATKLPVLTIAIGGLEAGGSGKTPVTALLLEALLATGRHPGLLTRGYKRPQSDLQVHRRGTVTSPELIGDEAAMLVASGLNIDIAACPSRRKGAQALLNIGVDCLVLDDGFQHRALARDLDIVVLRGEQPFGNGHLLPWGTLREPVSSLNRAQIIWLHYRDATQLESIFNIKSNYFINKPKWLHTYAKTADLVISLAVPAICKDISGNEVSLHGKSVIAAAAIAKPKDFFNSLVDIGAHVVKTNVFVDHHRYRIDDVSFLLAQIKNLYAETVVVTPKDAVKLAPIWPADVPLWVLGTQPKIVSGADIIAKRLEIPLTKLSNTVL
- a CDS encoding adenylate/guanylate cyclase domain-containing protein, which gives rise to MVRKKITSRIKRFIPLIISLGVAFIFAVINVAIERGTFNSGILSKHGLIHLLDLKSLDVKFQSRNIEKLLEPKVVIAAIDEKGIEKYGLWPWSRAVVAQFIEKATKGGAKVIAFDAVFGDEDRNTSWVTLKRFANSFDDAGLLPHSKLSTSIAEALKKSDAANREALARLKNLENKINKNGRQQLLSPQKGLERSTTELQKALQAFNTYNEHSTKFSKLLHAEVDAASPDDALKNAIAASPQTILGVVGFYEKEIAKVAGHGAASFALLASSSIDSLYETTTYEAGGQSLPMTEPVTDRSISQLSVPQMTGVLPPLPKFVKVAKGLGFFNASPDRDGQMRRLPLLQRFEDKLYPALSLIAAARFSDSNIWPLTNPFYSDKLNGLAPINEQDIKIPTDFNGGFLINYYKNPEEYFKKYSVADFIDDTVPASVYKNKVVIFGFTAQGLLDLRPTPFSPITPGVYIHAMAIQNMIDNKYLDRVFGIALVEALAYLLIGLILGLLLPRIPAWAGFFVTFSFVTLIHFIDIKFIFPNGTWVLNILPTLQAFLTFVGITVYGFLTEGREKRQIRKAFQFYLSKNVVEQVLKNPQLLKLGGDKVNATVLFSDVRGFTTISERLSPEALVHLLNNYLTPMTDVVLAHNGTLDKYIGDAIMAIFGAPVNYNDHALRACRVCLEMMAKLRELQVGWRNEGLPDINIGIGVNTGSMSAGNMGSSQRFDYTVMGDNVNLASRLEAINKEYGTNIIISQATYEAAKSEIFAREVDMVRVKGKREPVKIYELLGLGSPSQEHSDLIGEFARAMDLYRAQAWDDAIAAFELVRQKILVNDPTSGIYIERCKIMSDNPPGDAWDGAYNMTHK